DNA from Thioclava sp. GXIMD2076:
GGCGCGCGGACCCAGACGGCTGACCTTTAAGAGCTCCTTGCGGGTCGCAAACGCCCCGTTCGCCTCACGATGGGCCACGATCGCTTCTGCGAGGGCCGGACCGAGGCCCGAAACATGGGACAGTAGCGCCGAAGAGGCTGTGTTGAGATCGACCCCCACCGCATTTACCGCATCCTCGACCACACCCTCGAGGGATCGGCCCAGCTTGTGCTGATCGACATCATGCTGATACTGCCCGACGCCGATGCTTTTCGGCTCGATCTTTACCAGTTCCGCCAAGGGGTCCTGCAGACGGCGCGCAATCGACACGGCCCCGCGCAGGCTGACATCCAGATCGGGAAATTCGCGGGCGGCGAGTTCTGACGCGGAATAGACCGAGGCTCCCGCCTCGGAAACGATCACCTTGGTCGGAATGGCAACGCCCTTGGGCAGCCGTTTGAGCACATCCACGACGAGGCGTTCGGTCTCTCGGGACGCGGTGCCATTGCCGATAGCGATCAATTCGATCCGGTGTTTCGCAATCAACGCAAGTAGCGCCGCCTCCGATCCGCGCAGATCGTTCTTGGGCTGGAACGGGTAGATTGTGGTCGTTTCCAAAACCTTCCCAGTCGCGTCGATGGCCGCCACTTTCACACCCGTTCGGATCCCCGGATCGAGACCGAGCGTCGCCCGCGCACCAGCCGGAGCTGCCAGAAGCAGATCCTTCAGATTGCGGGCAAAGACCGCAATCGCCTCCTCCTGCGCGCGCGCGCGTAGATCACCGAGCAGATCGAGCATCATAGACAGCGACAGTTTCACCCGCCATGCCCATGCCGCGGCCTGCCCCAGCCAAAGGGCACCCGCACCCTGCCCGCGCAACCCCAGCGACGCGGCCACGATCTCGGCCGGCCGTCCCGCCATCTCTTCGGCGGGGGCGATATCGAGCGTGATGATCCCTTCATTCGAGGCGCGCAACAATGCCAGCGCCCGATGGGAGGGCGCACTCTGCCACTTTTCGCTATGATCGAAATAATCCGAGAATTTGGCACCTTTTTCGGCCTGCCCATCGATCAACTTTCCACGCAGGATCGCATTCTGCTGCATCCATTCGCGCAACCGGCCCAGCAAAGCCGCATCCTCGGTGAGGCGCTCGCCCAGGATATCACGCGCGCCGGTCAGCGCATCTTTCTCGGTCGGCACGGCTTCCGAAAGATAGGTGGAGGCCAGCCCTTCAGGATCTGCCCCGTGATCGGCCAGAATCGCTTCGAGGAGCGGTTCCAGCCCGTTCTCGCGCGCGGTCATCGCTTTGGTGCGCCGCTTTTTCTTGTAGGGGAGATAGAGATCTTCCAGCTCGGCCTTTGTGCCTGCCTTGGTAATCTGCGCCGCAAGGGCGTCAGTCAGCTTGCCCTGCTCCTCGATGGATTTGACAATCGCGCTGCGCCGCGCTTCCAACTCGCGCAGATAGACCAACCGGTCCGAAAGCAGACGCAACTGGCTGT
Protein-coding regions in this window:
- a CDS encoding Tex family protein produces the protein MDPDLRISRQIATDISARTDQVVAAVKLLDEGATVPFVARYRKEATGGLDDSQLRLLSDRLVYLRELEARRSAIVKSIEEQGKLTDALAAQITKAGTKAELEDLYLPYKKKRRTKAMTARENGLEPLLEAILADHGADPEGLASTYLSEAVPTEKDALTGARDILGERLTEDAALLGRLREWMQQNAILRGKLIDGQAEKGAKFSDYFDHSEKWQSAPSHRALALLRASNEGIITLDIAPAEEMAGRPAEIVAASLGLRGQGAGALWLGQAAAWAWRVKLSLSMMLDLLGDLRARAQEEAIAVFARNLKDLLLAAPAGARATLGLDPGIRTGVKVAAIDATGKVLETTTIYPFQPKNDLRGSEAALLALIAKHRIELIAIGNGTASRETERLVVDVLKRLPKGVAIPTKVIVSEAGASVYSASELAAREFPDLDVSLRGAVSIARRLQDPLAELVKIEPKSIGVGQYQHDVDQHKLGRSLEGVVEDAVNAVGVDLNTASSALLSHVSGLGPALAEAIVAHREANGAFATRKELLKVSRLGPRAFEQAAGFLRIRDGKEPLDASAVHPEAYEIARDIVKSCGRDLRSVMGNDTALQNLRAEDFLRDGFGLPTIRDILAELQKPGRDPRPDFKTASFTEGVEEISDLRPGMRLEGTITNVAAFGAFVDIGVHQDGLVHVSQLADRFVKDPHEVVKAGDVVKVVVTEVDVPRKRIGLSMRRDGKTERPEPSRGPASKGQSKSLQHKKSGTGASAVSGTNSALGSALAQALNKTR